In Shewanella sp. MR-4, the genomic stretch GCACATAGGGCTCGGAAATGCGCCTTAAAATGTGCTCAGCTACCCGCTCAATACCCTTATGATCCGCCATAGCGCTGAGCACTACGGTAAATTCATCGCCGCCGAGCCGCGCCACCACATCGGCATCCCGCACACAGGACTTTAAGCGATTGGCGGTTTCTATCAGCAACAGGTCCCCCATGGCGTGGCCTAGGGTGTCATTCACCTCTTTAAAGTAATCCAAATCGAGGAACATCAAGGCAAAATGATTACGATTGCGGTCGGCGCTCCTGATTTCCGCCCCCAAATATTCGAGCAGCATCCGCCGATTCGGTAAACCAGTGAGCGTGTCATAGTTAGCCTGCTTCCAAATCAGATGCTCACTCTGCTTTTTATCTGTGATATCGGAAAACAGCGCCACGCGGCGATAGGGTTGGCCATCTTTATCGTTAATGGTGTTGATGGTCAGCCAAATAACGTACTCTTCATTGTTCTTACGTCGTTGGCGCATTTCCCCCTGCCACTCGCCTTTTTCGCGGATTTCATTATTCATCTCGGTATAAAAACCATGGCCGTTGAGATCGCAATAAAGCATGCGAATATGCTGGCCGCGAATTTCCGATTCACTATAACCAGTGATCTCGGTAAAGGCGGCGTTGACTGTGATAATAACGCCCGTTTCATCAAGCACACTCATGGCTTCAGAACTGTTGTCATAGACCAATGCTGAGAGCTTTAAGGATTCTTCAATCAGCTTAGCTTCGGTAATATCGGTATAGGTACCGCACATTCTCAAGGCATTGTTATTGGTATCGCGACTCACGACTTTGCCGGTATCTAAAATCCAACGAATATCACGGTTGAGGGTTTTTAACCGATATTCCATCTTATGTTGCGGCGTTTCCCCGCGAATATGGGCTTCGATAGAGTGCAGCACCTTGGGCCTGTCCTCGGGCACAATCGAGTCCATCCATTGGCGACTATTGGCGTTAAGCATATCGATGTCACAACCTAAAATATCGGCGCTTCGGGCGTTACGCTCGATATGATCATTGCGGATATCCCAGTCCCATACCCCCAGATCACTACTGCTCAATACCAGCTCAAGTTGTTCACGGCTGGCGAGCACTTCCCTATCGGCTAGGGTTTGCGCCGTGACATCCAAGTAGCCCGCAATCACCAATAACACCTGATGGTTCGCGCGCTTACAGGCCACCGTCATATGGGTATAAACAATGGCGCTATCCTTGGCGATAAAGCGTTTATCCATCTCATAGTTATCAATTTTACCCGCAAGCATAAGTTCAAATTTGACGATATCGGCCTCTATATCATCGGGATGGGTGAGCTGTTTCCAGGTCATATGCAGCAACTCATCCTCTGAGTACTTCAGCATTTGGCACAGCCTTGGATTTACCTTGATCCACTTTTGGTCGACGCCAGTAATGGCAATCCCAATGTTGCCAACATTAAATTGGCTGCGGAACAAAAAATCATCCTGTAAACGGATCTGCTCGTCACGCTCAAGTTCAAAACGGCGGGAGAGCAAACGGCTAAGTAGCCAAGTTGCAAGGGGGTAAATGGTTAACACGGGCAACATAATTTTTTGCAGCACGGGGATGGCAACATGGCTCGGCAGCAGGAAAAACCACAGCAACATCACTATGTGCACCACAAAGGCAAAACTGAAGATTTCTCTGCCCGAAATATTGGCAAGATAGGACTTACGGTATTGGCGCCATATCACCCCAATCAAGCCTGAGGAGATGATCACAGCCAGACCAACCCACATGGCGGCGCCACCAATGCTGTATCGATAAGCCCCTGTGATAATCACCGCCACCACAGTGGGCAAACCACCAAAAAAGAGGCCGGTAACACATAAGAGCACAGAGCGAGTGTCGAAGATAATGCCGGGCTCGTACATCCATGGGGTACTCATAATCGTGACGCCTATGCCACCTATGAGTAATCCTATTCCCAGCCGCCACAGCAGAAAATACTGCCGCTGATGCTTTTTAGGAATCGCATCGTATAAAAACACGAGAGCGAGCAATAACGCCGCATTTTGTACTAAGGGTAAAAAAATGCTTTTATCCATGAATGTGGAAGCAACTCCAAAAAATGAGGCAACGGTTTATCTTACGAAAACTATCCCTCACAAGTGTAGCAGAATTGCTTACAAATCATGCTCTAATTACAAGGGATAACTCACAAAATGTTATAGAATTGTTTCTTGTAATCGCGAGCTATACCATGCCAATCGAAGCACCGCGCCTTCGCCTCACGCTTTAATTGCATCCAGTCACTGCCGTCAAATTTTATTAGCGCTTCGGCCAGTTTTTCCAGCAAGGCCTCGCCCTGATGCCTGATATCTTCGCCATAAAAAACAAAGCCATCGACATTATCCTCGACCGTATCCTTTAGCCCACCAACGCCATGTACTAGGCAAGGCTGACCGCTACGCATAGCAAGCATTTGGCTAATACCACAGGGTTCGAAGGAGCTTGGCATCAGGAACAAGTCACCCTGTTGGTAAAGACTCTGAGAGAGCTCCTCATGGTATCCCTGCAGAAATACAAAATGGGCATACTTAGCCGCAAGGGTTTGAAAAAATTGCCCTATTTCAGGGTCGCCACTGCCAAGCAGTACAAACAGTGCCTTAGGCTGCGTTTGCTGCAGCTGTTGAAGCAATGTCTCTAATACCGATAAGCCAGAAGGCAAAATATGGCGCAGGATCAGCACCTTTTGATCGGTAAGCCGGCCAACCGAGGTCAACAGAAAGTCCGGAAACTCCCCCGCAGAGGCCTGACGCCACAAGGCTTGCAGCCGCGTAAAGGCAATCATATCGACGCCACTGACCTGACGTCGCCCGCCCAGCCACTGTACTAGGGCCGACTCGATGCAACTCAGTAGTTCCCTAAACTCGGTTAATCCCATACGTTCGAGGGAGGTTTGCGCTAAAGCCTCTGGGTATTCGCAACCATTTAAAATACCAAGCACCCGCCCCTGCTCGGCTTTGCGTTGTAAATCCGTCTCTAAGCCTTCACCACCGAAGAACCCCAGCTCGGGGCGAGACGGAAGCAACACCTCCTTGGCGTAGGTGGGTGAGACGAGATGCACCTTACCCGCCAGTGCAATCCCCATCCGCATCGGATTGATGCAATGGGGATAACGGGGGTCGATAATCAGGGCGCGTTGGCCCTCATCCAACTGGGCGAATAAGTGAGGAAACCAAGCCGCCAAGCTTGAGGTATCATGGCTCAGCGGCCTTATCCCCTGCAGCGCAAGATTATGAATCGAAAACACACATTCTATGCTTTGCAATGCTTGATACTCGGGCGCCAGCGCCCGCAGCATGGCTAAACATCCCGTGTGCCAGTCGTGCAGATGTAAAAGCTGAGGCATAGGCACAAGCCCCGCCACTAAGGCTTTGGCTACGCTTGCACACAACAGCGCAAACTTAGTCGCATCATCGGCAAAGGGGCGGTCACTCGAGCCTTGGCTATAAATCTGCCCGGGACTGGATTGCCACAGCCCATGCTCAAGCAAATAAATATTGGCGCCCTGCACCTTGGGGTGCGCCAGCCAATACAACTTAATCGGCTCCAGTCGCCCGGCAAAACTCACCTCAAACTCATGGATAAGTTTGGCCCCAAGGCTCGTTAAAAATCCGTAGCTTGGCATAATTACATCGGCTTGGATCTCAACACCCGCGAGGGCTTGGGGCAAGTCACGGATCACATCCGCCATCCCGCCGACTTTCGCCCCTTTCAGCGCCCCATTTTCCGCCGCGACCATTAATATGCGTTTCACCTAACTTCATACTCCAACAGGGTTAATATTCAAGCCAATTACCGGCTTGGCCTTACTCATAGCCCACGGGCAGCCCTAACATATCGCGGGTGACTAAGGTGATGCCCTTCTCGGACACCCTAAAGCCCTTTGCCCTGTCATGGTCGTGGTTATAACCAATCACTGTGCCTTCGGGGATGATGCAGCCCCTGTCGATGATGGCGTTTTTAATCTTACAGTGGCGTAGCACCACCACATCGGGCAGCACAACCGAATCCTCAACCACTGAGTAGGAACAAACCCGCACCTCGTTAAACAATACACTGCGGCGCACGGTCGCCCCCGAGATAATACAGCCGCCGGATATAATCGAATCCACCGCCATGCCGCGTCTATCGTCATCGTCGAACACAAACTTAGCGGGAGGTAATTGCTCCTGATAGGTCCAAATCGGCCACTTGGCATCGTAGAGGTTTAAGGCGGGCGTGGGCGATAGCAATTCCATATTGGCCTGCCAGAAGGAATCCAAGGTGCCCACATCGCGCCAGTAGGCTTGCTCGTTGGGGAAGGCGCTCTTAAAGGGATAGGCAAACACTTTATGTTTTTCGATGATCGAGGGAATAATATCTTTGCCAAAATCGCGATCGGAATTGGCGTTTTGCGCGTCTTTCTTCAACTGATCGAACAAAAATTCAGTGTTAAACACATAGTTGCCCATCGAGGCGAGGCACTTCTCAGGGTTGCCAGGGGAGTGTTTAGGATGCTTAGGTTTTTCTTCAAATCCTAGGATGCGCATCTCGTCATCGACTTCCATCACCCCAAATGCGCCCGCCGCTTCGGCCACGGGCACCTCGAGGCAGGAGACTGTCATATCGGCGCCGGATTCGGCATGGGCGGCGAGTAAGCCAGCGTAATCCATGCGATAAACATGGTCACCCGAGAGTACCATCACGTACTTAGGCAGCTCATGGCGGATGATGTCGATATTTTGGAATACCGCGTCGGCCGTGCCCTGATACCAATTCTCAGAGTAACGTTGTGAGGCGGGTAGAATTTCCACCGACTCACCTAATTCCTTTTTAAAGTGGCCCCAACCACGCATCACGTGGCGAATTAACGAGTGCGACTT encodes the following:
- a CDS encoding EAL domain-containing protein, coding for MDKSIFLPLVQNAALLLALVFLYDAIPKKHQRQYFLLWRLGIGLLIGGIGVTIMSTPWMYEPGIIFDTRSVLLCVTGLFFGGLPTVVAVIITGAYRYSIGGAAMWVGLAVIISSGLIGVIWRQYRKSYLANISGREIFSFAFVVHIVMLLWFFLLPSHVAIPVLQKIMLPVLTIYPLATWLLSRLLSRRFELERDEQIRLQDDFLFRSQFNVGNIGIAITGVDQKWIKVNPRLCQMLKYSEDELLHMTWKQLTHPDDIEADIVKFELMLAGKIDNYEMDKRFIAKDSAIVYTHMTVACKRANHQVLLVIAGYLDVTAQTLADREVLASREQLELVLSSSDLGVWDWDIRNDHIERNARSADILGCDIDMLNANSRQWMDSIVPEDRPKVLHSIEAHIRGETPQHKMEYRLKTLNRDIRWILDTGKVVSRDTNNNALRMCGTYTDITEAKLIEESLKLSALVYDNSSEAMSVLDETGVIITVNAAFTEITGYSESEIRGQHIRMLYCDLNGHGFYTEMNNEIREKGEWQGEMRQRRKNNEEYVIWLTINTINDKDGQPYRRVALFSDITDKKQSEHLIWKQANYDTLTGLPNRRMLLEYLGAEIRSADRNRNHFALMFLDLDYFKEVNDTLGHAMGDLLLIETANRLKSCVRDADVVARLGGDEFTVVLSAMADHKGIERVAEHILRRISEPYVLGEETAYISASIGITLYPDDATSIEGLLKHADQAMYAAKDQGRNRFNYFTPSMQEYAKYRMRLIQDLRQAVVNKEFELHYQPIVTMGTGEVLKAEALLRWFHPERGQVSPAEFIPVAEDTGLIVEIGNWVFEQAARQSAQWRKTLGVEIQISVNKSPIQFRDEGTLLHNWLELLQELDVTGTGVCVEITEGLLLDASMGVTEKLLAYRDAGVQVSLDDFGTGYSSLAYLKKFDIDYLKIDQSFTRHIDTDESDQTLCEAIIVMAHKLGMKVIAEGVETEAQRQVLLNAGCDYGQGYLFSKPVSAAEFTSQYLLKEA
- a CDS encoding glycogen/starch synthase, translated to MVAAENGALKGAKVGGMADVIRDLPQALAGVEIQADVIMPSYGFLTSLGAKLIHEFEVSFAGRLEPIKLYWLAHPKVQGANIYLLEHGLWQSSPGQIYSQGSSDRPFADDATKFALLCASVAKALVAGLVPMPQLLHLHDWHTGCLAMLRALAPEYQALQSIECVFSIHNLALQGIRPLSHDTSSLAAWFPHLFAQLDEGQRALIIDPRYPHCINPMRMGIALAGKVHLVSPTYAKEVLLPSRPELGFFGGEGLETDLQRKAEQGRVLGILNGCEYPEALAQTSLERMGLTEFRELLSCIESALVQWLGGRRQVSGVDMIAFTRLQALWRQASAGEFPDFLLTSVGRLTDQKVLILRHILPSGLSVLETLLQQLQQTQPKALFVLLGSGDPEIGQFFQTLAAKYAHFVFLQGYHEELSQSLYQQGDLFLMPSSFEPCGISQMLAMRSGQPCLVHGVGGLKDTVEDNVDGFVFYGEDIRHQGEALLEKLAEALIKFDGSDWMQLKREAKARCFDWHGIARDYKKQFYNIL
- the glgC gene encoding glucose-1-phosphate adenylyltransferase — its product is MSNVRYISNLTRETYALILAGGRGSRLHELTDWRAKPALYFGGKFRIIDFPLSNCINSGIRRVGVVTQYKSHSLIRHVMRGWGHFKKELGESVEILPASQRYSENWYQGTADAVFQNIDIIRHELPKYVMVLSGDHVYRMDYAGLLAAHAESGADMTVSCLEVPVAEAAGAFGVMEVDDEMRILGFEEKPKHPKHSPGNPEKCLASMGNYVFNTEFLFDQLKKDAQNANSDRDFGKDIIPSIIEKHKVFAYPFKSAFPNEQAYWRDVGTLDSFWQANMELLSPTPALNLYDAKWPIWTYQEQLPPAKFVFDDDDRRGMAVDSIISGGCIISGATVRRSVLFNEVRVCSYSVVEDSVVLPDVVVLRHCKIKNAIIDRGCIIPEGTVIGYNHDHDRAKGFRVSEKGITLVTRDMLGLPVGYE